CAGCGCCGACCCTTATCGGGTTCACATCGCTGGTGCTGCTAGTGGAATTGCCGCATCTGATGAAGGCAGAAGGCTGGTAGAAGTTTTGGGAGGTGGGTTTGAGCTGAGAAGGGAACGGGAGGGCCTGGGGCAGGAAGTCGAGGGACCCGAGTGAAGCTGCCGCCATTGGAGGAGGTGAAAAAGCTTGGTCCTTTGGCCGTGACTGATCATGAACTGTTCGTTAATGGTGACTGGGAGCTCTGAGAGATGAAAGGGAGGATTGAGGTGGAAGACgatggaggagatgaagaCGACGAGAGGTGGGATGACGATTCGTCGGGTGAGCTGAAGTGAGTTGATGTTTGCCCGAGTCGAGGAGAGCTCAGAATCCGCTGCAGATAAGGAAACGCATGGTCCATGTAAAGAACACGAAGATGAAGAAAGTGAAGGGCCAAGAATCACTGtccgtaaaaaaaaaaaaaaaaaaagtccgaATTTACGGATCTGTGGGGTCCACTCCTGcctatattaattttttcagtgCGAACCAATATGAAAGTCTGATAAGTCCCAATTAATCAGTTGACCTAAATTCGCCGTTACCAATAAAGTGTTATTGAATGATAAGCAGCTTTAATATTTATAAGAAGAATACAAATTCGAGTCTTGAAAGTACACTTATTAAAAAGAGCAATCTCGAAAAAGCGAGGACAATGTCCATATTAATTTAATGGGTATTGCTATATACTCTTAATAATCCTTTTAAAAATCAtcctaatttaaaattttactcatAACGGCATTTACTATAATTTAcataatattcaaaattattcAATAGATAAAATTTCACTCACAACgacataaattataatttacgtAATATCCGAAATTATTCAATAGATGTTGGTGAGATTTTGAATCGGGATGATTTTTCGGCACATTAAGTTGGAGGATTTAgcaatttttgtaatttaatcaccacttgattttttaaaaattttttctactaaataatataattacttcccttaattaatcaaatgatcTCATCGGCCTTCCTGCCTGAGGTATTCAGGCAATTAGTGCCCAGATTGCTGTTTGCAAAAGCTGATGCCGTAAGACTTAAGAAAACTACATCCGCTACAGAGGAGAGGAGGCCGCGGCGCGATTAATGAATGAAAACTGCATTTTCATAGGCATAGGCATTTGCAAAATCAACGAGAACAAAAAGTTGTTTCCTTCTTGTTATGTAATCTCAGATTAAAGCCTAGATCGAATGGGTTCAAACATGGTACAGCAAAATACATTAATTGCTTCGACAAACTGCTAATTCTAAAACCTCTTGCCAAGTGAAGTTCTTGAAGTTCTCGAAAGAATCTGCTGCTCCAAGCTTCTAATATCCAATTGGGCACCCAAGTCCGTCTTTCTGTGAATGTCGGACTCGATAGGTAGCTCAGAATTTCACAATCTGCAATACATTTCGAACAAATGGATTCACTGAGGGACAAGAACTTCACATCAGCAGATGAAATCGAGAATGAGAtacaaaaagagagagagctctACCTTCAGTATGCTATAGCCATCCCAACAAGTCAAATTCATATGGCTACTCTTCCAGCAAATAACAGAAAAATGACCTTGAGGGCATAACTTATCAAGCAAAACTCGATGTTTAACTTCTTCCCGAGTTCTAATGACTGCAGCCTGGGCAGTTGCTGGTACACGTAAAGGTATGTCAAACTTTTAGTTTTCACTGATGCTTGAAAAGAAGTACGAGAGCTTGATGTTGTGAAAGGTCATTCAAAGATCAGAGGGATGATCGTTCCCCTGCATTGACAAAACTGTCACCTTTGCCAAATGGACCATCATCAGATTAGAAAAAAGTTTCTAACTCAATGACAGACATGGATAACGCTAGCTTTATAACAATGTTACTCCCAAgaatacttaaaaaaataaaaaaatccctGTAAGTGATGGCATTGTAAGTGTACATGTCGGGGCGAAGCCCCCTCGACAACATCTCGTCTAAGAGCTTGAGGGCCTCATCGACCCCGCTCTCGATAACAGTCGCTTCGCTTCGATCAAAATCGTGTAGGTGATCACAGTAGGCTTGCAGTTGTCTCTCAGCAACTGCTCCAACACCTTAATGGCCGCACCGAGCTTCCCCCGACTACAAAGGCTCCTTATCATGATATTATAGGTGACGACTTCAGGGGCGAACCCCACAGTTCGTCATCCGCTCAAGGACTCTATTCGCAGACTCAACCTGATTCAACTTGCAGAACCCGCTAATGACTGCATTGTAGGAGAAGACGTCGGGCTCACCGTACTTCTCCAGGATCTCCATGACCCGGAGGGTCTTCTCGAGTTTCCCCAACCCGAAGAAGCCCTTGATGAGCTTCGTGCAGAGGACGACCTCGGGCTTGTAGTTCAGCTTGCTCACCAGGCGCTCGAGGAAGTAGAGGTACTCGCTGTACTTCCGGGCCTTGCAGGACCGGTTGAGGAGCTTGATCTGGTGGGTGTCCTTGAAATCGGAAGTCGAGGGACCCGAGTGAAGCTGCCGCCATTGGAGGAGGTGAAAAAGCTTGGTCCTTCGGCCGTGACTGATCATGAACTGTTCACTAATGGCGACTGGGGAGCTCTGAGAGATGAAAGGGAGGATTGAAGAGGTGGACGATACTGGAGGAGATGATGAAGACGAGAGGCGGGATGACGAGCCGTCAGGtgagctgagctgagctgaTGTGCGTCGATGTTTGCCCGAACTTAAAGATCCGTGGGGTCCACTTCACCTTGtccatttaatttaatcatgcttaattttttttatcccttttcaattttgacacgaaattttattttcaacaaaaaaaaagacactaattttaattttctgatCACGTTAAgcatttgtattatttttttattcattttactGATTTTGTGAAAAACGGTGTATACGCGGTAAAAGATATCATGCCACTACAGCAaaacatttaaaaattaaaggaaaaacaaaagtgAGAAATGCATTGGTCAGAGAAATGATGAGTCACCGCCCTCCTTATTAGAGTTTTCGATGACCCTAGAGGGCACCAACAAACCAAATTAAGAGACGGTCGGAATCGGGAGAATCCTTAAATTAGGGGTTCTCCCTATTTCGACGGGTAGAGTCTCGATCTCGGCTACCATCCTTAGGGATTCTTCCAATTTGGGCGGGTAAGGCTTCGAACCCGATTACCATCCCCTAATTGGAGTAGCCGACGCCCTCTGAAGTCATCGACGACCCCAATTGGGATTACGGTGGCTAACCAAAACCCTCACTCTTTCTCCGATTAAaacatttctcttttttttctttaaatttttattatttttactaaCAGACGTGACATTGTTTGTCGCGTAGTCACCGTGTTACGTCACGTCaacaaaattgatgaaaaatgaCACAGACGCCTAACttgacaagaaaatcaaaattaatattttttatcaaaaataaagttcgtgtcaaaattaaaaagggaatcaaaatgcattttttttaggtCATTGACCCatgattttttaattactttttcctaGTAACATAATTACTTCCCGTAATtataatcaaataataatcCATCTTCCCAGCTGAGGCATTAAGACTAGAAAACTGCATTTGCCAGAGATGGGAGGACGCAATCGTAGGGAAGTTAAGTACATTACATAAGCATTCGGGAATCGAAGACAACGACGAGTCAAATTCGTGTTTCCTTCTTGTAATCTAATCTCGGATCAAAGTATTGATGGAATGGGTTCTAAACATTGGTAAAGCAAGATGGAGATAAATACATTAGTGGCTTAGACAAACGGGTAATTCTAAAATCTGTTGCCAAGTAAAGTTCTAGAAGTTCTCATGCCAGTTCAGTCGGACGGAAGAATCAGCTCCAAGCCTTCAACATCATCATTGGCACCGAAGATCATCTTCTGTGTAAATTAAACTTGACCAAATAGGTAGCTCAGAATTTCACAATCTGCAACATGTTTCAACCAAATGGATTTAGTAAGGTACAAGAACTTCACAAAAGCAAATGAAATCGAGAAATGAGATAGAAAGAGACAATGCTCAACCTGCAGTAGGGTATAGCTATCCCACACAAGTCAAATTCATGTCGCTACCCTTCCAGCGAATCCCAGAGAAATGACCTCTGGGGGCATAACTTACTGAGCAAAGCCTTCATGTCCCCAATGTTAAGCTTCTCCCGGAGTTCTATTGCCTGCGGCCTGGGCAGTTGCTGGTACAGATAAAGGTATATCAACTTTTGAGTTTTGACTGATGCTTGAAAAGAAGTACGACAAGTTAATGTTGTGAAAGGTCATTGAAAGATCAGGGATATGATCGTTCCCGTGCATTGACAAAATTGTTACCTTTGCCAACCATAGGATGTAAGTTGCTGAATGCATTGCTTGTGCCTGAAAATCATCAAAATCGTTATCTGGAATAGTAGAGCAAGAGCTAAAGAGATGCAACTCATTGTCCAGGAAGATGCTGGGCCCATCGTCACTCGTGTTAGCTGTGTGCTTGGATTTGCATGATACAGAATCAGGTTCCATCGTGAAGTGTCTTAACCAGTGCAGAGACAGGAAACGACGATACAACCATAAAGCCTGCAAGAAGTACAAAATATTGAAGTTTTTGTTGCATCTCTTCCAAATGGACCATCCTCAGATTAGAAAAGTTTCTAACTCAATTATAATGGATTACACTTCCTTTACAACGATGTTACTCCCAAGGATACATAAACACAAAAAAATCCCTAATAGTGCACTTGAAACATGCGCCATTAATTTGAGCAAATTCTCTTTggctgaaaaaataaataaataaaaaatttaatgctACTTTTGTGGAGATTGCACGCAAACAATAATATGATAAGGTAAAATAGGACAAAAATGATTGAACTAGTTATCTTAGATGCCACTGAATGTGCAATAAGCAAATATGATCACATTTCTAAGGACACAAGATGGGCCGGCAGAGACAGTTCATGCAGTCATATAGCAGTCCACTTGCTGCAAGAGAGATGTCAGAACATTTACCTCTCTACCTATGTATCTCTTTATCAAAATTTCATTCCAGGCAAGCTCCTCCTGTCATTAGCCAATATAAGCACGTAGTTGATATGCCAAAAACTGTGTTACAATCATCAAAATTGTGAAGCTATACCTTCCAAGTTTCGTAAATCTCATTGCTTTTATTTGATGCTGATGCATTTCTGGAGCAGAAAGCCTCAAGGATCCTCATCATAAGCCTCTGCAGTTCAGCAAGGAGAGGAGTTTTGAGAATAAATTAGCACAGATCAGCCTATCACGTTTTTAGAATtcgcattttctttttaacccCCAAAGGACATTGTTAGTTGTCACCCTATAAACAAACTCAAAAATCCAAGAAGTTGAGACAACGTGGTTGAAACAAAAATTGTTATCCAATCATTTTAAGTGTTCCAATGTCGATAGCAGGAATAATATTTAGAAACCACAGACACagttattaataaataaataaaaatctgcTTCTAATATGAGCTTAAACTGATAAATCGTGTTTGGTGAAATGATAATTTAAAACTCACTCTGCGATAATGAAAGCAAGAACTGTCAGCAACATGCAAACCTGCCCAGGCTTTGGATTTCTTCAATTCATATAGCACCTGATGGCACAAATTCAAATCCCTCCATCAGTGAAAGTGTAGAGAATGATTGCTTGAATTAACTAAAGCAGTACAAACTAGAGATTGATATTTCTTGAAACCAGAAACTTTCAGTATTACAAAACTTACTGCATATCCAAATTCAACGGTTAAAAACTGTGACATCATTCAAATTCACATTAATTAACTCGTAAAAGAATCGGGCTTGCTGACCTCTCCAGCGGTCATGTAGGAAACCAACCAGCATCGATGATTCCAAGCACGGTAGTTCATCTTTGATCTCTGCAAGACAATAAGTAAATATTTAAGATATCTCAGTGACATACAAGGGGGAACTCAACATTCATGATGAGATATAAAAGATGAGAGATCACAGCTTAACCCCAATCATGGGATTCAATGTCAAGAAATGTTCTCATCAATTTAGAGTTTCTTCGAATTTTAGTACACAATAATAGTCAGTTAATTACAACATACTGCCTGCAGGAGGGCTATCAAATTTATAGATCACAGCTCAACAAGACCACATATTCCCAGATCAAGCTAATTTGACATGGTTCTACATTTGCTAATGGGATATGAATATAGCACGAATATAGCAACCGCGTTATGTCAAAGTCAAATTATGATGCTAAGTATGCCGCAACTATGGGTAGGATGTCGTTCACAGTGTCCCCAGCTTTATTGTTAAATCTAATCTGGAAAGTGACATCCGTACTTACTAGATGCATTCAGCAATTCAAAATTGATATCTGCCTACTGACTGAAAGTAAGCCTTCCAGTTTCTAATAAATTCATTCTTGTTAGTGTCTttgtttttctgtattccacGTGACACATGCAAAGACCTAACATTATGTGCAGGCAGATGGTGGCAAGCCATGAGGCTGAATCATAGAGTTCATCATCCACTGGATGGCATATAAATCGTTGAAAAGCagcgaaaatgaaaagaaagggCTCGAATGAAATCATCCTGATTGGTGAAAATCAATGAACCTTCATGACAATATAGTATCCAATTCCTGGACTCGAATTAAACCTCAGCTATTTTCTCCACTAGCTCAGATTCTTTTCTCAGAATCTCCTGCAGGTTCGGAACTTTCCCTGCAATCCTCTTGATCACCCACCGCCTGGCATCAATGATCACCCATAAGCATCACATTTAACTGGAGAAGGTAAAAAAGGAATCAGTTTAATTAAAGTGCAGAGAAGTAAATCCTGAATGCCATGTAAAACCGCTCCACCCGATCATCTCTGATTAGCATAACACTAAACACTTCACAATCTACAGGTAACAATACTGTGAGAACGAAATTAGATGAGACGGAACACAAAGGAGTACCTGTGGCTCCATGCTTGGTCACTTTTTGCGGAATATGAAAGGATGAGTTCAGACAGTCGGAGTTCATCCATGTACGTAGATAGTGCATCTTTCTCCAGGGCAATTGCTCTTCTGCAacaaaaaacacaaaataccACAAGGCATCGTCAACAACACTACAAATGAATTGCTGCGCGGAATTTCAATGCCAGAGGAGGTTTTATAGAACAAGGAACAACCTTGAATTCCAAGCAGTGCCCAAATCAGCACTCAGCAGCAAGAGGGCCTTGCTATGCTTCATCACACCGACTTCGAGCTCGTCACGGGTGTTGGGGCTATCAAATATCCCGCCTTGAATCTTGTATCGTGTAACTACATCGAAGAACGCTTTCTTGGCCTGCTCGTACAGTGGAAACAGGATCTGTGTGGAAATCCCCAGCTTGTGATCTTTACTAAAGAAGTTCAAGCTCACGGGTTCACTCAATGAATCGACATCGACCTCTCCGTTCAACGCTGCGAGTTGAGTGGGATGAATGAAGCCGATCTCATCACTGTAAAGTGAAACAGACATGGACAACGTATTACGCACCACGAACACAGAagttttttttgataaataacgAACACAGAAGTTGGCTGAATGGAATTGAGCAGTGCCGAATAAAGATGAATATCAATGGCGGAAGAAACCTACATGAGGGGATCCGACTCCAGAATATGCTCGAGCTCCTGCAGCAGGCCGAAGCTCTCGCCCTCGGCGTGAGCTATGTCCGCCATTTTTTGATTCGATTCACTTCAGTGAATTGACTGAGAAATTTGAAGCGACCCAACTCAGGCTTCCCGAGTTTCGAGGTGGCGTTGGGCCCCAGGGGCGACGACGTCAACGCCGGGCGGACGGACGGCGATGAGGATTGACCGCGCGGGGAGTGGAGTGGACCGACGATGGTTGAGTGACGGCTTTGCTCGGCAGTAGAGAACGAGGGAAACACGGTCTAGCATGACCGTGCGTCACATCATGGCCATCCATCCGCGGGACCCACGCGGGCCCACGCGTGATCGACGGTCATGATCCCATGCTAGACTCTCCCCGAGTGAAAAGCTAAAGAGGAACGGTGGCAGAGAGAGGGCATCAATTTTCAGTTTGCCCCTTGTAGTTTGTTTATGGTCTTAAAGTGGTCCTCATACTTCTTAATTATGTCAAAATGGAATCAAGAGTAAACATTGTAGGAGAAAAAGTCTAGTTGATATCGAATCATATCATATTAGACTCTCTATATTATCATCGCCGTTGGAGATTAAGTTGACTTgaagtgtgtgtgtgtgtatatatatatatatatatccgtGTGTTTGTATGAGATTATTGATGGGCTTATGGTGCTCCTGTCCTACTTGCTAAAATGCCGAAACCCATCCACTTGCCCGACGTAGTTGCAGAGGGCAGAAGAAGATTCTTTAATCCTCTTGCATTACAACTTGCGgcaatttgaaatattttactaATATCTATACTCTATAAAGGAGGCTCGCATCTTCGGctaagggggggggggggggagcaGGGGCATTTTTCCCACTAAATTGTAACAAAGATTTAGAGAAACGAGGGAAGGCAGTGAAGTCTGAGGGAAGTGAGCAAAAGGGGATGCTCCAAGTTTTGTCGGAGTTGTGTATTTGATGATGTAAAACAGAAGTCTGATTTTTGTATCAATATTTGATGTCGTCTGTGGGAACGTTCGAAAAGAAGGTCATGGCTCTAGAAATAGATACAAGTAAGGATGTGCTTTCTCCAAGCAATCGAGGTTCACTAAACCAATTGAGAGCATCAAAGAAGATGTCTGATCATAGACACTCCATGATTGCACTATTTGAACGATTCCAAGAATGGATTACCTAACAGGATCGTGTTCTCTCGAGAAGCCAACCCCTAGTAGCAACATGCAAAGATAGATATCAAGACGACAAGCCAATTTGCAAGAAAGAAGGAATAAAAAGGTCAAGAGACCCAATGCAAAATCATAAAGAGAAGATTTTGAAAGCCTTCAAAAATAGTCAAATAAGTAAATTTTCGTCTTCTGAAATCTATATAGGGGAATCACATTTTATTGATAGCATTACCCAAACTCATCTACCAAAACTTAAAGTACCCGCTTCAAAACAATACGATGGAACATCTGATCCGTTAAAACATATTGAAAGCTATCATGACCACATGGTGTTACAAGATGCTTCGGACGCTGCATTGTGTCGAGCGTTTCCTTCtactttgaaaaaaaatactcGAGCATGGTTTCAAAATCTGAGGCCCAAATCAATCGGCTCATTCAAAGAACTATTTCGGGCATTTCTGAAACACTTCACAAGATTCATGAAATAGAACAAAAATCTTGGAAATTTAATGCAAGTTTTGCAAGGAAATGAAGAAAGCCTACGAGACTATATCCAACGATTCATGATCATTGCAATGGAAATCCCCCAAATGAAAGTATCGAAgcaatatttgcatttactaatGGGTTAAGAGACTCAAGATTTAACTACTCGCTTTACAAAAGACCCTCGAAAGATTTGGCAGTATTATTAGAAAGGGCACGATGTTGCCATGAAGCAGAAGAAACCACATCATTGAAATGTGCATCAGAAGTGTATGAGTCGCTCGAAAGCATTTGGGATCAAGACTATCAAggattggaaaaagaaaatagcaTATATCGAAAGTTTGACATTCACAAACTTCtagagtgcgtttggtttcagagttaaagtaattttgattttgattttgattttgattttgattgtggaaaaggacaaatgagattgtattataaatttgacttgggaaacgtgtgtttttgttgtgtagtgggtagagttaaaatcaaaatcatgattctaaaatttgatcataaaaccaaacgggcccCTAAGCACTTGAGACATCGAACTTGGAGTAGGggaaaaaagatattttaacACTCTCATCATAATTGAATAAACCTTTGAGGTAATTAAAATAACCGTAGTTTTGTTTATCATAAATATAAACCAAAGCAGATGTACGACGGGACTATAGGTTCCTCGATTCTAAGTTCTACGGACCCAATAAAGACTCATGAGATCAATAAAGAACCTAGGGATTCCAAAATCTCAAGGTCTACAAACACAATTAAAACCCATGAGGTCAATAAAGAACTTACGGTTCCAAAATCTCAAGATCTACTGACCCAATAAAGATGTACGAGGTCAATAACAAATTTACgggtttcaaaatatcaaggTCTACGGATCCAATAAAGATCCACGATGTCAATAAAGAACTTACGAATTCCAAAATCTCAAGATCTTTGGAACCAATAAGTATCCACGAGTTCAATAATGGATCTACGAGTTTCGAAATTTCAGGTGTACGAACCCAATAGACACCCACGAGGTCTATAAAGAATCTACAAGTTCCTCAATTACAAGATTAATAAAAACTAATAGAGGCTCACGGgtcaataaataataaaaatgtacAAATTGATAAATGAAGATCTATATATCGATCAATAATTAAAGATCTAAAAATTAACTCGGAGGAGCTTATAAATGATCAAAGCACTCTAGTTTCATTagcctaaaaaaaaaactcaaaggTCGGTACTAGTCgtcaaataaaagaaacaacCCAAGTCCCAAAATTGATACTTAcattggggggggggggggggggggggggaacgATGATTAAGTTTTCCTGGAGTTTATTGTATTTGATGATGTAAAAATAGAAGTCTGATTTTTGTATCAATAGCTGTCTTTGGATGATGAGGAAGAACGATAAATGAATATTATAGAATCGGTCCGAAATCCAATAGTGTTATCTAATATGACTCCATAAACATCATATCTAGGCCTTTTCGATTAAGCTCGTACGCAATATTGAGATACTCATTAAGTCTCATACACAAACTTTTTCATACGTTAATTGAGTTTAAACAAAAAGAGGTTTTcaaaacataaaaaagaagtcatttagaaataataaaattataagaattctttttctctttttttaaggAGGAGCAAGTATCTACTTTATaagtcaaaatattattatttagatgtaatcttttttattattttatcatataaTTGGGTCCAACGGGCTTACAGTCTGGTTAGAAGGGTCACGGGGAATAGTGGAGTGGAACCGAAAAACGCCTCattattaaaaacaaaaaagaaaatagctgtgaaagaataagaaaagcaaaaaatgaaaataaaaaaggctGGGCACTTGGCAATATGAGGTTGCCCCAGACTAGCTTAAATCATATTAGACTCTAATATCATTGCCATCTTCGAATGATCATTAAGTCTCGTGCACACTATTTCCTATGCTAATTGAGTCtaaacaaaaaggaaattgTCAAAGCATTAACAAATAATTTAGCAAAAAATAgtatgcaatttttttttcctttttaaggAGGAGCATGTGACTACTTTATAACTCAAAATCCTATTATTTAGgtgtaatatttttattaattttatcgtATAATTTGTCCAGCGGACTTACTAGTTAGGCGGAGTCGAAAATCATGTTGTTTTACgataaaaaggaaattagctgtaaaaaataagaaaagcaaaaaatttttaaaaaaatgttggACACATGGCAAACATGAGGTTGGCCCGGACTAGCTTCAATACATACAATGGTATACACCTGTGCGATGCAGGGAGTTGAAAAAATCTTTCTTCAACTTTTTCGTTTAATATAGTAATTTgtataaatatcaaataaagAGTACAACTAAAAGTCTGAAGCCAATGATAaaactatttatttataaaaattatgaatcgttgattaataataaataattcaaattttaagaaaaattgtactaattaattttcatacaaTATGAAAGGCAATATCTCTGCAATGTaatcttaatttgaatttttaatatttctaattAGAAAATCATGATTGCAATGTAATAAGTCTTAAGTCGCCCGCTAATTTAAGGTGGACGAACTttagaattttgaaattcattaGAAGTAACTTTTAGTAACATTACAATCAAGTATATCCAAGTAAGAACTAGTCTCAATCAATAGACTATTGTAACTTTATGTTCCaccaaaaaataagaatatttataaagtcatAAATAAGAAGAAACAACTTAAATTAGTGATAAATTAAAATCGGCTTTTAATCAATAAATGTGGattaattttaagtaattCGACGCTTGTTCTgattaagtaaggtctcgaaTATGAATCTTATGATTGGAAAAAAATCACAATCGGGagagtttattttttaatgggcTAACCTCATTTGATAATTGAACCCATGGGACGTCCAGATACGTGGTTATTCATACTGCAAAAAAATCCGTATAcctaaaataaaagaatttaaaatataaaaatataaatttagtttaaaaaaaaaaaggagagaaggGGTGGTTACGGGTGGGAAAATCCAAATACTACCCCCTCCTTCATGTGGATCTAAAATCATTTctttatgataataataataataacaactcacactttaactctactgtcccatttgaaaaaagaaaatcacctacttttcttttgataaacCGCAGTAGCTACGACCTTTTCTACATAATTagggaaatttaaaaatttataaccatctaaaagggaagaaaagaacaaaacaaaagaaaaactcaCTTCAACTCCATTGTCCCattcgaaaaaagaaaatcacctacttttcttttgataaacCGCAGTAGCTAAGACCTTTTCTACATAATCATCTAAAAGGgatgaaaaagaacaaaacaaaaggaaaacaaatgtGGGAACACGTACGTTACCACATACccgttttaatttattaagattTCACGCGTTGTAAATCTTGATATCTCGAGAAGGAGGCCTTGGCATTACCGAATCTTCTGAAGGTTGGTCATGCTAGACCCGCATGGCCAAGAACGAACTCAATGAGATCAATCGAGATGTTAGCCAGTCAAGGCCAAGTTCACCTTAACAAGTAAACTTTTGGAGATAATTTAACCGCATGATGAAGGTAGCTTGGAATTTGCATTTGGAGAGATCCAAAATTTTGGGCTGAACTCAGTTAGTGGGACTACCAGGAAAATATTATAGGCCCGCTATATGGCCCATTTCATCCATG
The sequence above is drawn from the Punica granatum isolate Tunisia-2019 chromosome 5, ASM765513v2, whole genome shotgun sequence genome and encodes:
- the LOC116207208 gene encoding pentatricopeptide repeat-containing protein At3g04760, chloroplastic-like, with translation MISHGRRTKLFHLLQWRQLHSGPSTSDFKDTHQIKLLNRSCKARKYSEYLYFLERLVSKLNYKPEVVLCTKLIKGFFGLGKLEKTLRVMEILEKYATAQAAVIRTREEVKHRVLLDKLCPQGHFSVICWKSSHMNLTCWDGYSILKIVKF
- the LOC116209288 gene encoding protein prenyltransferase alpha subunit repeat-containing protein 1 isoform X2, translated to MADIAHAEGESFGLLQELEHILESDPLIDEIGFIHPTQLAALNGEVDVDSLSEPVSLNFFSKDHKLGISTQILFPLYEQAKKAFFDVVTRYKIQGGIFDSPNTRDELEVGVMKHSKALLLLSADLGTAWNSRRAIALEKDALSTYMDELRLSELILSYSAKSDQAWSHRRWVIKRIAGKVPNLQEILRKESELVEKIAERSKMNYRAWNHRCWLVSYMTAGEVLYELKKSKAWAGLHVADSSCFHYRRRLMMRILEAFCSRNASASNKSNEIYETWKELAWNEILIKRYIGREALWLYRRFLSLHWLRHFTMEPDSVSCKSKHTANTSDDGPSIFLDNELHLFSSCSTIPDNDFDDFQAQAMHSATYILWLAKQLPRPQAIELREKLNIGDMKALLSKLCPQRSFLWDSLEG
- the LOC116209288 gene encoding protein prenyltransferase alpha subunit repeat-containing protein 1 isoform X1, with the translated sequence MADIAHAEGESFGLLQELEHILESDPLIDEIGFIHPTQLAALNGEVDVDSLSEPVSLNFFSKDHKLGISTQILFPLYEQAKKAFFDVVTRYKIQGGIFDSPNTRDELEVGVMKHSKALLLLSADLGTAWNSRRAIALEKDALSTYMDELRLSELILSYSAKSDQAWSHRRWVIKRIAGKVPNLQEILRKESELVEKIAERSKMNYRAWNHRCWLVSYMTAGEVLYELKKSKAWAGLHVADSSCFHYRRRLMMRILEAFCSRNASASNKSNEIYETWKEELAWNEILIKRYIGREALWLYRRFLSLHWLRHFTMEPDSVSCKSKHTANTSDDGPSIFLDNELHLFSSCSTIPDNDFDDFQAQAMHSATYILWLAKQLPRPQAIELREKLNIGDMKALLSKLCPQRSFLWDSLEG